In Lemur catta isolate mLemCat1 chromosome 1, mLemCat1.pri, whole genome shotgun sequence, one DNA window encodes the following:
- the LOC123647711 gene encoding 60S ribosomal protein L7, whose amino-acid sequence MLRKARRKLIYEKAKHYHKEYRQMYRTEIRMARMARKAGNFYVPAEPKFAFVIRIRGINGVSPKVRKVLQLLRLRQIFNGTFVKLNKASINMLRIVEPYIAWGYPNLKSVNELIYKRGYGKINKKRIALTDNALIARSLGKYGIICMEDLIHEICTVGKRFKEANNFLWPFKLSSPRGGMKKKTTHFVEGGDAGNREDQINRLIRRMN is encoded by the coding sequence ATGCTTCGAAAGGCAAGGAGGAAGCTTATCTATGAAAAAGCTAAGCATTATCACAAGGAATACAGGCAGATGTACAGAACTGAGATTCGAATGGCTAGGATGGCGAGAAAAGCAGGCAACTTTTATGTACCTGCAGAACCCAAATTTGCGTTCGTCATCAGGATCCGAGGTATCAATGGTGTGAGCCCAAAGGTCCGAAAGGTGTTGCAGCTTCTTCGCCTTCGTCAGATCTTCAATGGAACCTTTGTTAAGCTCAACAAGGCTTCAATTAACATGCTGAGGATTGTAGAACCATATATTGCATGGGGGTACCCAAACTTGAAGTCAGTAAATGAACTAATCTACAAGCGTGGTTATGGCAAAATCAATAAGAAACGAATTGCGTTGACAGATAACGCTTTGATTGCTCGATCTCTTGGTAAATACGGCATCATCTGCATGGAAGATCTGATTCATGAGATCTGTACTGTTGGGAAACGcttcaaagaagcaaataatttCCTGTGGCCCTTCAAGTTATCATCTCCACGGGgtggaatgaagaaaaagacaacccattTTGTAGAAGGTGGAGATGCTGGCAACAGGGAAGACCAGATCAACAGGCTTATTAGAAGAATGAACTAA